One Thermodesulfobacteriota bacterium genomic window, CGTTCGGAAGTGCAGATGGTGCTGGCCCAGCATCGGGAGGAGACCGGCCAGGTCTTTTTGCCCGAGGCGGTGCAGGTCATCTGGGATCTCAGCCAGGGCCAGCCCTGGCTGGTGAATGCACTGGCTTACGAGGCCTGCTTCCGGATGGAGGCCGGCCGGGACCGCTCCCAGCCGATTGCCGCCGCCTTGATCGACGCGGCCCGGGAGCAGCTCATCCTCCGGCGGGAGCCCCATCTCGACCAGCTGGCCGACAAGCTCCAGGAAGAGCGGGTCCGGCGGGTGATCCAGCCCATCCTGGAGGGGAGCACCGCGCTGGAGCGGCTAGCCCCCGACGATATCGAATATGCCGTTGATCTTGGCCTCATCACCACTCAGGGAAATCTGCGCATTGCCAACCCCATCTACCAGGAGATCATCCCCCGGCAGCTGACCGCCAGCGTCCAGGTGACCATCACCCATGAGGCGCCCTGGTACCTCTGTCCGGACGGCCGCCTGGACATGAATCGGCTTCTGGCCGCCTTCCAGGATTTCTTCCGCGAGCATGCCGAGTCGTGGCTGGAGCGCTTCCACTACCGGGAGGCCGGCCCCCAGCTCCTCATGCAGGCCTTCCTGCAGCGGATCGTCAACGGCGGCGGCCGGATCGACCGGGAGTACGGCCTCGGCCGGATGCGCACCGATCTCCTACTCGCCTGGCCCCATCCGGTCGGTGTCCAGAAGGTGGTGATCGAGCTGAAGGTCCTGCATAAGGGTCTGGCCGCGACGGTGCAGGCCGGCCTGGCCCAGACCTGGGAATACGCCGACCGCTGCGGCGCCGGCGAGGCCCACCTCGTGATCTTCGACCGTACCCCGGACAAGCCCTGGGAGGAGAAATGCTTCCGCCGGGAGGAGGAGTGCCGGGGCCGGCGGATCACGGTGTGGGGGCTGTGAGGCAGGAGCATGCACGGAGCGAGGCGGCACTCGCTGGGTGGGGGCATGGCAAGTCGGTTGGCCCTGTGCCCGCAGAGGGTGAGCAGCGTTTCGTGACTCTGGGCTCGAACGTGTTCGGCCTGTTAAGGGTGGTGGTCTGGACCCACCGCGGCGAGAGCATCCGCGTGATTTCCGTGCGTAAGCCGACCCCCAGAGAGAGGAGGGCATTATGAAGAGGGAGTATGATTTCTCAGGGGGGAAACGAGGTCCGGTGGTCTCCTCCCAAGGAAAGACCTGTGTCACTCTTTACCTGGTTGATGCCATCATCCAGCGTTTCAAAGAGGAGGCCGAGAGAACGGGACGCGGCTACCAGGCCCTGATCAATGAGGCATTGGCCGCGTTTCTGGGCTGCGGGCAGGACGTGCTGACCCCGGACATCGTCCGTCGGATCGTGCGCGAGGAGCTGGGGGTACGGCATTGAGCGCCACCAGGCAGGCCGGTCTTGCCCGCGTAGCGCCCCAGGCGTCGGCTACGCGGGAGTTGCTTGCACGCGCTTGTTGTCGGGGAGCGTGAAAAAAATCTTGACATCCGCAGGGGTTGCCTGCTTAGATGTCTCCCGTGGTCGAGGGCATCGGTCTGCCCGGCGCCCTTTCGTGGTTCAACCCAGGAGCGACAAGGGGGTGAGGCGCGACACAGGGACGAAACAGCAACCACCTCGACATCGATGACTGAAGGTGGGTGACCCTTTTGGGAGAAGGGGCCGCCCGAAGACGTCAACCCCAACAACCACACACAGTGCAAGGAGACAGGAGATGAAGAAAGTTCTGATGACGGTGGCCGCCTTGGGAATGGTGGCCGGTGTCGCGTCCACCGCCTCCGCGGTGGATTTCTCGGTCAAGGGTGAGTATTGGGCCGCGGGCGTCAACCTGAGCGATGCCAACGGCACCGGTATGAGACTGACTGACAACACTACCCTGTTTGACCCCCTTACCGGTGCCTTTACCACCGGCGCGTTGACCAATATCGCCCCTGGCGTCATTCCGGGCACCACGACTTCGGGCTATAACGCAACCACGGACCGGGCTGTTACCGGTTCGGATGCGTACTTCGCCCACGAGATGAAGATGATCCCGACGATGAAGATCAACGACAAGAGTTCCATCATCGCCGACCTGCGCTTCATCGATACCAGCATCTGGGGCAGCCAGGACAGCACCAACACCAACAACGGCCGGACCTTCGACGTCAATAAGCTCTATGTCCAGTATCTGTCGCCGGTGGGCAAGCTCGAGGTCGGTCGCCGCACGGGCGGCCAGTGGGGCCATGACTTCTTGAATCACAACGCCCCTGCTGACCGGATCCAATGGTGGCCGAATTTCCTGCCCGCGCCGTGGAGCCTAGTGGCAGTCTATCAGAAGAGCACCGAGGGCGACGCTCCCATCAGCACCGCCACGGGTGTTCCGACGGCTACGGACGCCGACTCCGACCTCTATGTCCTCGGGGTGGGCTACAAGGCTGACATGTTCAACGTGGATCTTGGCTACTTCCTGTTCGATAACGCCTTGGCCGGCGATGCCGGCACCGTGGGTGCTCCTGGTGCCTTCGACCGGATGTGGCACCGCTTTGATCTGTCCGGCAGCGTCAAGTTCGCGGGCTTTTATCTCGACGCTGAGTTGGTCCACGACTTCGGCGACTGGTCGGATTTCGATGCCGCAGCCGCACGTGACGTGGACATTGATACCTGGGGTGCCATGGCCAAAGTGGGCACCAAGATGGCCGGCTTCGACCTGGGTCTTCTGTACTTCTACGCCTCTGGCGATGAGCCCGGGGACACGGCCAGCCCCGGCGGCGACATGACCGGTATCTTGAGGGTTACGGGTCCGGGCAACATCGGAAAGGACTTCGCCCCATACTACATTTTGACGGGTAGCGACTCCGCCATGCTGGTCAACGACCATCAGGCCGCCAGTGGTGCCATGGTTGCGTCCGGTGTGCAGTCCATTGGCCTGCTGGCTGACTACCAGGTCACGGACAAGCTGAGCCTGCACGGGGCTGTGGCCAAGGCGTGGGCGGATGAAGAGAATGGCGCCGGACATGTCATCAACGCGGCCGGTTTTGCCGTCGTGGATCGCGACGACGACTATGGCTGGGAAATCGATTTGGGCGCGGCTTACAAGCTGCTCGACAACCTCACCTACTCGGTCCACTTCGGCTACTTGGCGTCTGGGGACTACTTCGCCGCGCAGCCGTACACCCTGGTGGACAGCAACACTGCAGACGTGGGCGCCAACATCCTGCCGACGATCGCCGACGTCAACGGCGATGGCGTGGCTGACAACACCGCAACTGGCGACACCAACGACGTCTACCAGCTGGTCCACAAGCTGAGCATGACCTTCTAAGGCCTTTGCGCCCAGAAGGCGCTACAAGCACGGCAAGATCGACACCCCGTCCAGAGGGGGTTTTCCTCTGGACGGGGTGGTCTTGTGTACGCCCGGCATGGGCGTGAGCCTATGGGGTGCAAATCTCCTGTGCATGGATCCGACGTTCGTGGGCGTTCGGGACGCGGCGGCGGTTTGGTGGTCGGGAGCGTTCGGGACGTTGATGTCCGGAGTGCTTGGTATGCCGTGCGTACGTCCCGGTCGTGCTTCCGGAGGACGAGGAGCTCTCCGTCGGAAGCTACTGGTTTGACCTGGGAGCTGCCGCGACCGGTGACACTCGCCCCTGCACGGGACCGCATGTCACCGGCCGTTCCGTGCCGGAATCGGCCACCGGTGAACCGTGGGAGGGGGGTGAGAAGAGCCGGGGGTGAGTCCGTCCCCCGTTTCCGGCCCTCCTCCGCAGTCTGTCAGCGCCGACGAGGAACTGACCCGCCCACCACCGAAGAACTGACCCACCTGATCGTTGTCTGCGCCCCGGCCTGCCGGCCGCGCGGCTGACCCACCCTATAAGATCCTGGGCATCGTCTGGAAT contains:
- a CDS encoding AAA family ATPase, with amino-acid sequence MRFFNTAGPVRPEDHYCLPPLGRLDLPWILTLIAQKKYFVLHAPRQTGKTTCLLALMDLLNAGGRYRCLYVNVEPAQAARNDVARGITAIVHQLATAAFLAGDPQLEGIVADVLARKSPDVALEETLTRWCMQQGSKPLVLLVDEIDTLVGDTLISVLRQVRAGYPRRPALFPSTVVLCGVRDVRDYRIHQGDGEVITGGSAFNIKAESLRLGDFSRSEVQMVLAQHREETGQVFLPEAVQVIWDLSQGQPWLVNALAYEACFRMEAGRDRSQPIAAALIDAAREQLILRREPHLDQLADKLQEERVRRVIQPILEGSTALERLAPDDIEYAVDLGLITTQGNLRIANPIYQEIIPRQLTASVQVTITHEAPWYLCPDGRLDMNRLLAAFQDFFREHAESWLERFHYREAGPQLLMQAFLQRIVNGGGRIDREYGLGRMRTDLLLAWPHPVGVQKVVIELKVLHKGLAATVQAGLAQTWEYADRCGAGEAHLVIFDRTPDKPWEEKCFRREEECRGRRITVWGL
- a CDS encoding BrnT family toxin, giving the protein MLPPGGGVPGPADHGVGAVRQEHARSEAALAGWGHGKSVGPVPAEGEQRFVTLGSNVFGLLRVVVWTHRGESIRVISVRKPTPRERRAL
- a CDS encoding CopG family transcriptional regulator, whose protein sequence is MKREYDFSGGKRGPVVSSQGKTCVTLYLVDAIIQRFKEEAERTGRGYQALINEALAAFLGCGQDVLTPDIVRRIVREELGVRH